In Mercurialis annua linkage group LG5, ddMerAnnu1.2, whole genome shotgun sequence, a single genomic region encodes these proteins:
- the LOC130014723 gene encoding pentatricopeptide repeat-containing protein At2g17210-like: protein MRIPAFLSNPKLSSWISRIKELSSSEKWHEVISQFHVIKNAEPHLLDVTLFPHILKACSYLSMNNGKCFHGCLIKTAFDSFTSIGNSIMSFYLKCGELETAVSVFDSMRSRDSVSWNVLIHGYLHHGHFLEGLWEFRNARVNAFEPNISSLVLVIQACRSLGAKPEGWQIHGYVIQSGFWASCSIQNSFLCFYVDIDMGYARNLFDEMPEKDVISWSVMISGYVHSLEAQGGLQMFQKMLSMSGIEPDGMITVSVLKACASLVNITMGRLVHALSIRRGLDCDMFVENSLIDMYSKCKHVDSAFEVFNEMSTRNNVSWNSMISGLILDEKFPEALSLVYSMEKKGIKADEVTLANCLQICKFFALPYQCKAVHCVTTRCGFESNDIVISSLIDAYAKCNLIELSWKIFSRTRRRDVILWSTMIAGFAHCGKPDEAIAVFRNMSDTTENPNVVTVLNLLEACSVAAELKRSKWAHAIAIRRGLTEEVTVGTAILDMYSKCGEIEASRKAFNQIPQKNIVTWSAMIGAYGINGLAHEALASLSEMKLHKFKPNALTYLSVLTACSHGGLVESGLSIFKSMIEEDGVEPGFEHYSCVVDMLSRAGKLNAALEFIRIMPESFKSGASVWGALLSGCRNYGNTKLGEGAAFRVLEVEPLDSAGYLLASSIYAASGLWDNAGRIRLLGRERGVRSVAGYSLVHIGSKAHRFVAGDESHPQAGDLYYILNQLHYCMKISKIDNICLC from the coding sequence ATGCGTATTCCCGCATTTCTATCAAATCCAAAGCTATCAAGTTGGATTTCAAGAATCAAAGAGCTATCATCCAGTGAAAAATGGCATGAAGTAATCTCACAGTTTCATGTAATAAAAAATGCAGAACCTCATCTGCTTGATGTCACTCTGTTCCCTCATATTCTCAAAGCATGTTCCTATTTGTCCATGAACAATGGTAAGTGTTTTCATGGTTGTCTGATCAAGACAGCATTTGATTCATTTACTTCCATTGGTAACTCTATTATGAGCTTTTACCTTAAATGTGGAGAGCTGGAAACTGCTGTGAGTGTGTTTGATTCCATGAGAAGCCGAGACTCGGTTTCTTGGAATGTTTTGATTCATGGGTATCTCCATCATGGTCATTTCTTGGAAGGGTTGTGGGAGTTTAGAAATGCTAGGGTTAATGCATTTGAACCCAATATTTCTTCCTTGGTGCTTGTTATTCAAGCTTGTCGTAGTCTTGGAGCTAAGCCAGAAGGGTGGCAGATACATGGTTATGTAATTCAGAGTGGTTTTTGGGCTAGTTGTTcaattcaaaattcatttttgtGCTTTTATGTAGATATTGATATGGGATATGCGCGAAATCTGTTCGATGAAATGCCTGAGAAAGATGTCATCTCTTGGAGTGTGATGATTAGTGGCTATGTCCATAGCCTGGAAGCTCAGGGTGGATTGCAGATGTTTCAAAAGATGTTATCCATGTCTGGGATTGAGCCAGACGGAATGATTACGGTCAGTGTTCTTAAAGCCTGTGCTAGTTTAGTGAACATAACTATGGGAAGGTTGGTACATGCGTTGTCTATTCGAAGAGGTTTAGATTGTGATATGTTTGTGGAGAATTCTTTGATTGATATGTATTCTAAGTGTAAACATGTGGATTCTGCATTTGAAGTTTTTAACGAGATGTCGACAAGAAATAATGTCTCGTGGAATTCTATGATATCTGGATTAATCCTTGATGAAAAATTCCCGGAAGCTCTATCGCTGGTTTATTCTATGGAAAAGAAGGGTATAAAAGCAGATGAAGTGACATTGGCAAATTGTCTTCAAATATGCAAGTTCTTTGCTCTACCTTATCAGTGCAAAGCAGTTCACTGTGTAACTACCCGCTGTGGTTTTGAATCGAATGATATTGTGATTAGTTCGCTCATAGATGCTTATGCCAAGTGCAATCTTATTGAACTTTCATGGAAAATCTTTTCTAGGACGAGGAGAAGAGATGTAATCCTGTGGAGCACCATGATTGCTGGGTTTGCGCATTGCGGGAAGCCTGACGAAGCGATAGCTGTCTTTAGAAATATGAGCGATACAACAGAGAATCCTAATGTAGTTACTGTCTTAAATCTTCTCGAGGCGTGCTCAGTTGCAGCCGAATTAAAGAGATCAAAGTGGGCGCACGCGATTGCGATTCGAAGAGGTTTGACAGAAGAAGTGACAGTTGGAACTGCAATTCTTGACATGTACTCTAAATGTGGGGAAATAGAAGCCTCAAGAAAGGCATTCAATCAAATTCCCCAGAAAAATATTGTGACATGGAGTGCCATGATAGGTGCTTACGGTATAAACGGTCTTGCTCATGAAGCCTTGGCTTCACTTTCTGAAATGAAATTGCATAAATTCAAGCCCAACGCCTTGACTTATCTGTCAGTGCTTACAGCCTGTAGTCACGGTGGATTAGTCGAATCAGGGCTCTCTATTTTCAAATCAATGATTGAGGAAGACGGGGTTGAACCCGGGTTTGAACACTACTCGTGTGTGGTTGACATGTTAAGTCGTGCAGGAAAGCTCAATGCTGCATTGGAATTCATCAGGATCATGCCTGAAAGTTTCAAGAGTGGTGCAAGTGTCTGGGGTGCTTTATTGAGTGGTTGCAGAAACTATGGGAACACTAAGCTCGGTGAAGGAGCTGCGTTCCGTGTTCTTGAGGTTGAACCTCTAGACTCAGCTGGGTATTTACTGGCATCAAGCATATATGCGGCGAGTGGCTTGTGGGATAATGCAGGTAGGATAAGACTATTAGGCAGGGAGAGAGGAGTAAGGTCTGTTGCTGGTTACAGCTTAGTACATATTGGTAGCAAGGCGCATAGATTTGTGGCTGGAGACGAGTCTCATCCTCAAGCAGGTGACTTGTATTACATCCTCAATCAACTACATTACTGTATGAAGATTAGTAAAATTGACAACATATGTTTATGCTGA
- the LOC130014551 gene encoding uncharacterized protein LOC130014551, producing the protein MGKIVEKTNNYQTNTNKKKKGRLSLLDRRKKQQKTLHSSHNYNSATPPPSLRRSTRHSPTTPPQTSSSSAESERGEDEDEEESEEDVELKNGKRRREKKLKLVVKLPPSKSEVFNDDDDGGDDDDDDNLEPDEDKTASVDGQRKVNSVADGCVTKKEDDETVSAANPTNNVQDSGSSTPLPDNKLLVLILDRLQKKDTYGVYSEPVDPDELPDYFEVIEQPMDFGTVRKKLSSGAYGNLEQFEKDVHLISSNAMQYNAPDTIYFRQARTIQELAKRNFENFRQNRDDNEPEPTVVRRGRPPTKNLKKPLGRPPQDRAGSEYSLDATLATGGESAIDLRKGHHVSDKYGFPDSSGRSHGPRNDERNDEATGSMVKGNSLEFGKRQVVVDESRRNTYKLLSAGGREPSVLTTFDSERKQLMAVGLLTEYGYAWSLARFAAKVGTVAWQIASNRIERSLPPELKFGPGWVGENDIPPQRTLLLSLNSSGLPSPSSPVNMGATSSIVESKEKLSLKPENNMTRNIKSEPLAERAEALDGLNSQGGSNVVNSSASIRRRLSTQIRPGINGFNNITSAQMIDRISKANTNFVHPPTANTRTSEDFKLSEPSSGAQPNGRNEEMEVVRPFRPGSSPQPKSVSGLSPQQVLPDLNALSQSPGSPSVR; encoded by the exons atggGGAAGATAGTGGAGAAGACTAACAATTACCAAACTAACACcaacaagaagaagaagggCCGTCTCTCTCTCTTAGATCGTCGAAAAAAGCAGCAAAAAACCCTTCATTCTTCACATAATTACAACTCTGCCACTCCTCCTCCATCTCTCCGTCGATCCACTCGCCACAGCCCGACAACACCGCCACAAACCAGTTCCTCCTCTGCCGAAAGCGAACGCGGCGAGGACGAGGACGAGGAGGAGTCTGAGGAAGATGTTGAATTGAAAAATGGGAAACGACGTCGTGAGAAGAAGCTCAAGCTTGTAGTCAAATTGCCTCCTTCTAAATCGGAGGTTtttaatgatgatgatgatggtggtgatgatgatgatgatgataatttGGAGCCTGATGAGGATAAAACGGCGTCGGTTGATGGACAGAGGAAAGTTAATTCCGTCGCGGATGGATgtgtcactaaaaag gAAGATGATGAGACTGTTTCAGCTGCCAACCCAACAAATAATGTACAAG ACTCGGGATCCTCGACTCCTTTACCTGATAATAAGCTATTAGTACTCATCCTTGATAGACTTCAAAA GAAGGACACATATGGTGTATACTCTGAACCTGTAGACCCAGACGAG CTTCCAGATTACTTTGAAGTTATTGAACAGCCTATGGATTTTGGGACTGTTAGGAAGAAACTTTCCAGTGGTGCTTATGGAAACTTGGAACAGTTTGAG AAAGATGTCCACTTGATAAGTTCCAACGCAATGCAGTATAATGCCCCAGATACCATATACTTTAGACAG GCACGAACTATACAAGAGTTGGCGAAAaggaattttgaaaattttaggcAAAACAGAGATGATAATGAACCAGAACCTACAGTAGTGAGGAGAGGTAGACCACCaaccaaaaatttgaaaaaaccaCTTGGCAGGCCTCCACAGGATCGTGCTGGTTCAGAGTATtcgttggatgcaactcttgcTACTGGGGGAGAGAGCGCTATTGATCTTAGAAAAGGGCATCATGTTTCAGACAAGTATGGCTTTCCAGATTCATCAGGACGATCTCATGGTCCTCGCAATGATGAGAGGAATGACGAAGCTACAG GTTCTATGGTAAAGGGTAACTCATTGGAGTTTGGGAAAAGGCAAGTTGTAGTTGATGAGAGCAGGCGTAACACATACAAGCTACTATCAGCTGGTGGACGAGAGCCATCTGTGCTGACTACATTCGATTCAGAGAGAAAGCAGCTAATGGCT GTAGGACTTCTGACAGAGTATGGTTATGCATGGAGCTTAGCTCGATTTGCTGCAAAAGTTGGCACTGTTGCTTGGCAAATTGCTTCAAACAGGATAGAGAGGTCTTTGCCACCTGAGTTAAAATTTGGGCCTGGATGGGTTGGAGAAAATGACATTCCACCTCAGAGGACATTGCTTCTTTCTTTGAACTCCTCAGGTCTACCATCACCATCGTCTCCTGTAAATATGGGTGCTACATCTTCCATTGTtgaatcaaaagaaaaactgtCACTAAAGCCTGAAAATAACATGACACGGAATATTAAATCTGAACCTCTAGCAGAAAGAGCAGAAGCACTTGACGGATTAAACTCTCAAGGTGGTTCTAATGTGGTGAACAGCAGTGCTAGTATCAGGCGAAGGCTTTCCACTCAGATTCGTCCTGGAATTAACGGTTTCAACAACATTACATCAGCTCAGATGATTGACAGAATCTCTAAAGCTAATACTAACTTTGTCCATCCACCGACTGCAAACACTCGAACCTCGGAAGATTTCAAGCTCTCAGAGCCCTCCAGTGGTGCACAACCTAATGGTAGGAATGAGGAAATGGAAGTTGTAAGACCATTCCGGCCAGGATCATCACCACAGCCAAAATCGGTTTCAGGTTTGTCGCCACAGCAAGTCCTACCTGACCTGAATGCACTATCACAGTCTCCAGGTTCTCCTAGTGTTAGATAA
- the LOC126680332 gene encoding uncharacterized protein LOC126680332, with protein sequence MTSGRGVVDLNFGGHFVGDLKGSEKGYVGGKLWHVDVDFGIFSLEWLTDVAQTVLEEKKMNKMHFRYPGRSLAHGLRLVSSWSFVDMESLLFKHKGIEVYIEHHEEGGPEGGGPEGSIGNVPNDEGINDIYKEGSQAEEIRLVDVEVGPINEGINTENEHHEVGSTIRLEENEEVVGDGEAIGDDENVENVEYDEPSDEEIVDCAFMSSGDEELVDSRAKLREFKNKKKEIYDKIKANNTNSEGEPSVQAAAEDQVADQETGNETDYWDSDSEEECYSPVTTDEEDGDHAQRRRSAYPVFKSNAAKLSFSLGMKLTGPAQFKEALTKFSIQERRELKLVRNTRTEVRARCARASCPWNIYASEETETKAFLVKTYNPNHTCLVTFKNRRVGTKWLAKNYLNKYKCIGHMRLVDLKSLIKTDLKLDMSLTKVSRAVSQAQILQEGEIKAEFAVLWDYLGEIIRSNPGSTALMKVERPLPESPPVFKRLFISFDCLKKGMLHGCRRVIGLDGCFLKGLVKGEILAAVGRDGNNQMFPVAWALVDTERRETWDWFIRLLADGLELGTGAGWCIITDQQKGLLDSVADLLPRAEHRCCARHLYANWKKKNGRREDLQKLWWRCAKSSNMPDFDKNMEAMRALTQKGFDDMLVTHPRHWCRAYFTTEVKCDIVDNNLIEAFNGKIIEARTKNVISMLEDIRSLVMNRLHTNRDLASNWIGNFGNRIRKKLHDSKVQSEACEVLWNGEDGFEIGHLGDTYIVNLKTRTCACRQFDLTGIPCPHAVCAIEYLDKPNITPYNYIDQWFTKETYLKAYMYMMQPMNGRKFWNKSPYDPPQPPPYKKMPGRPAKNRRKEEGERSSGFKLSRKGRVMTCQVCFGKGHNRKKCPQRQDTGAQVSGTGAQEAGTGAQEAGTWAQESGTGAVDCNTGAQTQGTGASEPTLPSRVDKLPFVRAGNRPHPDEASQTNPTITPRDFGKHVKTFQRKTPTYIPGIHTQPARGYGVYNDFHTNTYVQNPKTTSQRVTYKEGVKRVGGEPEPLFMTNRNLAFKKWGKQAATTSEASQKSTQTKRHASAATRVNKKSKKSASNPTVTAEECTRSKPPPDTLPEDSIA encoded by the exons ATGACGAG tggTAGGGGTGTTGTTGATCTTAACTTTGGGGGTCATTTTGTTGGGGACTTGAAGGGTAGTGAAAAGGGTTATGTTGGGGGAAAATTGTGGCATGTGGATGTAGATTTTGGAATATTCTCTCTTGAGTGGTTGACTGATGTTGCACAGACAGTGTTagaggaaaaaaaaatgaacaagatGCACTTTAGGTATCCTGGCAGATCTTTGGCACATGGGTTGAGGCTGGTGAGTTCATGGTCATTTGTTGACATGGAAAGCTTATTATTTAAGCATAAAGGTATAGAGGTTTACATTGAGCATCACGAGGAAGGGGGACCAGAGGGTGGGGGACCAGAGGGTAGTATAGGTAATGTACCTAATGATGAGGGCATAAATGACATTTACAAAGAGGGAAGCCAAGCAGAAGAGATAAGGCTTGTAGATGTGGAGGTTGGACCTATTAATGAGGGTATTAATACTGAGAATGAACACCATGAAGTTGGCTCAACTATTAGATTAGAGGAGAATGAAGAGGTAGTAGGAGATGGTGAAGCAATTGGAGATGATGAGAATGTTGAAAATGTGGAATATGATGAGCCTTCTGACGAGGAGATTGTGGACTGTGCTTTTATGTCCAGTGGTGATGAAGAGTTAGTAGATTCTAGAGCAAAGCTAAGGGAgttcaagaacaagaagaaggagatttatgataaaattaaagcAAATAACACCAATTCAGAGGGGGAACCATCAGTTCAAGCAGCAGCTGAGGATCAAGTAGCAGACCAGGAAACTGGAAATGAAACTGACTACTGGGATTCAGATTCAGAAGAAGAATGTTATAGTCCAGTGACCACAGATGAGGAAGATGGTGATCATGCACAGAGAAGAAGATCTGCATATCCTGTGTTCAAGAGCAATGCAGCTAAGTTATCATTCTCATTGGGTATGAAACTGACTGGACCAGCACAGTTTAAGGAGGCCCTTACTAAATTTTCAATCCAAGAGAGAAGAGAATTGAAGCTTGTCAGAAACACTAGAACAGAAGTTAGAGCTAGATGTGCTAGAGCTTCTTGTCCTTGGAACATATATGCATCAGAAGAAACAGAAACCAAAGCTTTCTTAGTGAAAACTTACAATCCAAACCATACCTGTTTGGTGACATTCAAGAATAGGAGAGTTGGAACCAAGTGGTTGGCTAAGAATTACCTGAATAAGTACAAGTGTATAGGTCACATGAGGTTAGTTGACTTAAAATCCCTTATCAAGACAGATCTTAAGCTAGACATGAGTTTGACCAAGGTTTCAAGGGCTGTTTCTCAAGCTCAGATATTACAGGAAGGTGAGATTAAGGCAGAATTTGCTGTGCTATGGGACTATCTTGGGGAGATTATTAGGTCTAATCCTGGAAGCACAGCATTAATGAAGGTTGAAAGACCTTTGCCAGAGTCTCCACCAGTTTTCAAGAGGCtgtttatttcttttgattGCTTGAAGAAAGGAATGCTGCATGGGTGTAGAAGGGTGATTGGGCTGGATGGTTGCTTTTTGAAAGGCCTTGTCAAAGGAGAAATTTTAGCTGCTGTTGGGAGGGATGGAAACAATCAAATGTTTCCTGTGGCATGGGCTTTAGTAGACACAGAAAGGAGGGAGACATGGGATTGGTTTATCAGATTGCTTGCTGATGGTCTTGAATTGGGTACTGGAGCAGGATGGTGCATTATCACAGACCAACAAAAG GGACTGCTGGACTCAGTTGCTGATTTGCTGCCTAGAGCTGAGCATAGGTGTTGTGCCAGACACTTATATGCCAACtggaagaagaaaaatggaagAAGAGAAGATCTGCAGAAGTTGTGGTGGAGGTGTGCAAAATCCTCTAATATGCCAGATTTTGACAAAAACATGGAGGCAATGAGAGCTCTTACACAGAAGGGGTTTGATGACATGCTAGTGACACATCCAAGGCATTGGTGCAGAGCATACTTTACAACTGAGGTAAAGTGTGACATTGTAGACAATAACTTGATAGAAGCATTTAATGGGAAAATCATAGAAGCTAGGACAAAAAATGTTATTTCTATGTTAGAGGACATAAGGTCTTTGGTTATGAATAGGCTGCATACTAATAGAGACTTGGCATCTAATTGGATAGGAAACTTTGGGAATAGAATTAGGAAGAAGCTACATGACAGCAAAGTTCAGAGTGAGGCATGTGAGGTATTGTGGAATGGAGAGGATGGGTTTGAAATAGGCCACCTAGGAGACACATATATTGTTAATTTGAAAACTAGGACATGTGCTTGTAGGCAGTTTGACTTGACAGGGATACCTTGCCCTCATGCAGTATGTGCCATAGAGTACTTGGACAAACCCAACATCACACCTTACAACTACATTGATCAGTGGTTTACAAAGGAAACTTATTTGAAGGCTTATATGTATATGATGCAACCCATGAATGGTAGGAAGTTTTGGAACAAGAGTCCTTATGACCCACCTCAGCCCCCTCCATATAAAAAAATGCCTGGTAGACCTGCCAAAaatagaagaaaagaagaggGTGAGAGATCCAGTGGGTTTAAATTGTCTAGAAAGGGTAGGGTGATGACATGCCAAGTCTGTTTTGGGAAGGGTCATAACAGGAAAAAATGCCCTCAAAGACAAGATACAGGGGCTCAAGTATCTGGTACAGGGGCTCAAGAAGCTGGTACAGGGGCTCAAGAAGCTGGTACATGGGCTCAAGAATCTGGTACAGGGGCAGTAGACTGTAATACAGGGGCTCAAACACAAGGAACTGGTGCATCAGAACCTACCTTACCCTCTAGGGTTGACAAGTTACCT TTTGTGAGAGCAGGAAATAGGCCACACCCTGATGAAGCATCACAGACCAATCCAACCATCACTCCTAGAGATTTTGGCAAACATGTGAAAACATTTCAGAGGAAGACTCCAACTTATATTCCAGGAATACATACACAGCCTGCCAGGGGATATGGGGTATACAATGACTTTCACACAAACACTTATGTGCAAAAT CCAAAAACAACCAGTCAAAGGGTAACTTATAAGGAAGGAGTGAAAAGGGTTGGAGGTGAACCTGAGCCTCTTTTCATGACTAACAGAAATCTGGCATTTAAGAAATGGGGTAAACAAGCTGCAACTACAAGTGAAGCATCACAGAAAAGTACACAAACTAAAAGACATGCTTCTGCAGCAACAAGAGTCAACAAGAAGTCAAAAAAAAGTGCTTCAAACCCAACTGTGACTGCTGAAGAGTGTACCAGGTCTAAACCACCTCCAGATACTTTGCCAGAAGACTCCATTGCTTGA